The proteins below are encoded in one region of Segatella copri:
- a CDS encoding alpha-galactosidase, with product MKLKSIALILMTVALPAMAEKVSVNTKGMSLILDVENGKPAQYLYFGTKLNPNDLQNLKVATDGRMDAYPAYGLNTPAEAALAMRHSDGNLSTALVATGCDVKNEGKASVTTVHLKDPVYNIKVDLKYRAYNDVDMIEAWTEILNGEKGTVTLTTFASAMLPIRRGDVWMSHLSGTWAAEGQLSHEKLQPGEFVIRNNDGTRNSHTDHAEVMFSLDGKGQENAGNVIGAALVYSGNYKLKTVTDDTEYHYFFAGINEQNSEYHLKKGETFKTPALALTYSTQGLSGASRNFHKWGRKYILAHGDKERDILLNSWEGVYFDINQKGMDQMMADIHSMGGELFVMDDGWFGTKYPRVTDNCALGDWVVDTKKLPNGIEGLLNDARKNQVKFGIWIEPEMTNTTSMLYEKHPDWVIKAPKRDAVLGRGGTQLVLDLSNPKVQDFVFGVVDNLLTKYPDIAYIKWDANMPIMNHGSQYLSAAEQSHLYIAYHQGFAKVIDRIRAKYKDVVIQCCASGGGRANWGMLRGFDEFWVSDNTDAMQRIYMQYGTSYFFPAIAMASHISAVPNHTVFRTTSLKYRIDVAMSGRLGMEIQPKNMTDEEKALCRKAISEYKEIRPVVQFGDLYRLVSPYDNQGLSSIMYVSEAKDKAVFYWWKLVNFYNVHLPRVKMAGLDENKMYKVKELDVIDNKPLDCEGKSYSGKYLMEHGLEMPYVHEVDWGKKNDWSSRVLYLEAE from the coding sequence ATGAAGTTAAAATCAATTGCACTTATATTGATGACTGTCGCACTTCCGGCGATGGCAGAAAAAGTATCTGTAAATACAAAGGGTATGTCGCTCATTCTCGATGTTGAGAATGGAAAGCCTGCCCAGTATCTCTATTTCGGTACTAAGTTGAATCCTAACGATTTGCAGAATCTGAAGGTCGCTACTGATGGCCGTATGGATGCTTATCCGGCTTACGGACTGAATACTCCAGCTGAAGCGGCGCTTGCCATGCGTCATAGTGATGGCAATCTTTCAACTGCACTCGTGGCTACGGGCTGTGATGTGAAGAACGAAGGAAAAGCTTCTGTTACGACCGTTCATCTGAAAGATCCTGTATATAATATAAAGGTAGATTTGAAGTATCGTGCATACAATGATGTTGATATGATTGAGGCATGGACCGAGATTCTGAATGGTGAAAAGGGTACTGTTACCCTGACTACCTTTGCATCGGCTATGCTTCCTATCCGTCGCGGAGATGTTTGGATGAGTCATCTTTCCGGTACTTGGGCTGCTGAGGGACAGTTGAGTCATGAAAAACTGCAGCCAGGAGAATTTGTAATCCGAAACAATGATGGTACCCGCAATTCGCATACCGATCATGCTGAAGTCATGTTCTCGCTCGATGGTAAAGGACAGGAAAATGCGGGTAATGTTATTGGTGCAGCCTTGGTTTATAGCGGAAACTATAAGCTGAAGACGGTTACCGATGATACCGAATATCATTATTTTTTTGCCGGTATTAACGAACAGAACTCTGAATATCATCTTAAGAAAGGTGAGACTTTCAAAACTCCAGCACTCGCTTTGACCTATTCAACACAGGGCTTGAGCGGTGCAAGTAGAAACTTCCATAAATGGGGGCGCAAATATATCTTGGCACATGGAGATAAGGAGCGTGATATCTTGCTCAACTCTTGGGAAGGTGTTTATTTCGACATCAACCAAAAGGGAATGGACCAGATGATGGCTGATATCCATAGTATGGGTGGTGAACTCTTCGTAATGGATGATGGATGGTTCGGAACCAAATATCCTCGTGTTACTGATAACTGTGCACTCGGTGACTGGGTGGTTGATACCAAGAAACTTCCTAATGGCATTGAAGGCTTGCTGAACGATGCCAGGAAAAACCAGGTAAAGTTTGGTATCTGGATCGAACCGGAAATGACCAATACTACCAGTATGCTCTATGAGAAGCATCCTGATTGGGTTATCAAGGCTCCTAAGCGAGATGCTGTTCTGGGACGTGGCGGTACACAGCTGGTGCTCGATCTCTCAAATCCAAAAGTACAAGACTTTGTTTTCGGCGTAGTAGACAATTTACTTACTAAATATCCAGATATAGCCTACATTAAGTGGGATGCCAATATGCCTATTATGAATCATGGCAGCCAATACTTGTCTGCAGCTGAACAGAGTCATCTCTACATTGCTTATCATCAGGGATTTGCGAAGGTTATCGACCGTATTCGTGCTAAGTATAAGGATGTGGTGATTCAATGTTGCGCAAGTGGCGGTGGCCGTGCCAATTGGGGCATGCTCCGTGGTTTTGATGAGTTTTGGGTAAGTGATAATACGGATGCCATGCAGCGTATTTATATGCAGTATGGAACCAGCTATTTCTTCCCAGCCATCGCCATGGCAAGTCATATCTCTGCTGTGCCAAACCATACCGTATTCCGCACTACTTCTTTGAAGTATCGTATTGATGTAGCTATGAGCGGACGTCTTGGAATGGAAATCCAGCCAAAGAATATGACGGATGAGGAGAAGGCTCTCTGCCGAAAGGCTATCTCTGAATACAAGGAGATTCGTCCTGTTGTTCAGTTTGGCGACCTTTATCGTTTGGTTTCTCCGTACGATAATCAGGGCTTGTCTTCTATTATGTATGTTAGTGAAGCAAAAGACAAGGCTGTCTTCTATTGGTGGAAATTGGTAAACTTCTATAATGTTCATTTGCCAAGAGTTAAGATGGCTGGTCTGGATGAGAATAAGATGTATAAGGTAAAAGAACTTGATGTAATTGATAACAAGCCTCTTGATTGTGAGGGAAAATCTTACTCTGGTAAGTATCTTATGGAACATGGCTTGGAAATGCCGTATGTTCATGAGGTAGACTGGGGTAAGAAGAACGACTGGTCGTCTCGTGTTCTCTATTTGGAGGCAGAATAG
- a CDS encoding hemolysin III family protein, which yields MKLKIHFSHKEELWNSWSHAGGILMGFVVGAIFLYWCFTMHNGWATAGVILYLFGMLMSYIASTVYHAVSAWSKWKERLRKWDHAAIYWHIAGSYSPITLIAMRDQGYWGWSLFIFIWACAIAGTIMSFARLKDHSNLETICFVGMGLSVLVAFKPLIDSVSTATVWWIIAEGVCYITGAVFYSINKKKYMHSVFHFFVLAGSICHIIAVWDILMKYI from the coding sequence ATGAAACTAAAGATACATTTCAGCCATAAAGAAGAACTTTGGAACTCATGGTCGCATGCAGGAGGTATCCTGATGGGCTTTGTCGTGGGAGCCATCTTCTTATATTGGTGCTTTACGATGCATAACGGATGGGCTACGGCGGGAGTTATCCTCTATCTGTTCGGTATGCTGATGTCTTACATCGCCTCAACGGTTTACCATGCTGTTTCTGCCTGGAGCAAATGGAAGGAGCGACTGCGCAAATGGGACCATGCCGCCATCTACTGGCATATTGCCGGTTCTTACTCGCCAATCACGCTCATTGCGATGCGAGACCAGGGATATTGGGGATGGAGTCTTTTTATCTTTATCTGGGCTTGCGCCATTGCCGGAACCATCATGAGTTTTGCCAGACTCAAGGATCACAGCAACCTGGAGACCATCTGCTTTGTAGGCATGGGATTGTCGGTACTGGTTGCCTTTAAACCTTTGATAGACTCCGTATCCACCGCCACAGTCTGGTGGATTATTGCCGAAGGCGTCTGCTACATTACGGGCGCCGTATTCTACAGTATCAACAAGAAGAAATACATGCATTCCGTGTTCCATTTTTTCGTTTTAGCTGGTAGTATCTGCCACATCATTGCAGTTTGGGATATTCTCATGAAATATATCTAA